One Spinacia oleracea cultivar Varoflay chromosome 4, BTI_SOV_V1, whole genome shotgun sequence DNA segment encodes these proteins:
- the LOC110802823 gene encoding uncharacterized protein, with translation MDPIQFEIMSLLSVKPLLRFAATSKECQDYLSNEVFIRNQCQNSLTKEVESLIIQEWSWPFGVDTHVWVCFLPETLNICDIPMESKIWLEKNDRRLLASSNGLLVGTTYGADEESSKIFIGNPATKMWSTIDWPREVKVNKVTYNESDNSHVCLVCGYGFGMEINNHPIDYTLLLFTMHIDIDDSDIWNVGYNVHILTNGEFIMKHANLHIGHRRLIFDDLVACRDGLYVISDCGDYLSERSEFYFPYLFHYNVKNGTSAFIALPTGAIEYFNTHWPLKFFGWERNPGKSYFESICLASYHRGILTLWVLDVATEDMQGRNSWREQISIDVVQSLSIPSPHLWTNCLCLVDKTLVFRYGSYIHRYFLHGQHYGQLEVISTNVRSSSREVRFIPYSTTLRPCVTDVNE, from the coding sequence ATGGATCCAATTCAGTTCGAGATAATGTCTTTGTTATCTGTTAAACCATTGCTTAGATTTGCGGCTACGTCTAAAGAATGTCAAGACTACCTTTCTAATGAGGTTTTCATTCGTAATCAATGTCAAAATTCACTAACCAAGGAAGTAGAATCCTTGATCATCCAAGAATGGTCATGGCCATTTGGAGTGGACACACATGTTTGGGTTTGTTTTCTTCCAGAAACATTGAACATATGTGATATTCCCATGGAATCGAAGATATGGTTGGAGAAAAACGATCGTCGTCTCCTAGCATCTAGTAATGGTTTACTTGTGGGCACGACATATGGAGCGGACGAGGAATCTTCAAAGATCTTTATCGGTAATCCAGCAACGAAAATGTGGAGTACCATAGACTGGCCTCGTGAAGTAAAGGTAAACAAGGTAACTTACAACGAGTCCGATAATTCTCATGTTTGTTTGGTTTGTGGTTATGGTTTTGGAATGGAAATTAATAATCACCCAATCGATTATACTCTTTTATTGTTTACAATGCACATTGATATTGATGATAGTGATATATGGAATGTCGGGTATAACGTCCACATTCTTACCAACGGTGAGTTCATTATGAAACATGCCAATCTTCACATAGGCCACAGGAGATTGATTTTCGATGACCTGGTGGCATGCCGTGATGGATTGTATGTTATTTCGGACTGCGGTGATTATTTATCTGAACGTTCTGAATTTTATTTTCCTTACTTATTCCACTACAATGTCAAAAATGGAACCTCCGCATTCATTGCGTTGCCCACAGGAGCAATTGAATATTTCAACACTCACTGGCCATTAAAATTTTTTGGATGGGAACGCAACCCAGGGAAATCGTATTTCGAATCTATTTGTTTGGCTAGTTACCACCGAGGCATTCTTACTTTGTGGGTACTAGACGTAGCAACTGAAGACATGCAAGGGAGAAATTCATGGCGTGAACAAATTAGCATTGACGTGGTTCAAAGTTTAAGCATCCCTAGCCCTCATCTATGGACAAATTGTTTATGTCTCGTGGATAAGACCTTGGTATTCCGTTATGGAAGTTATATACATAGATATTTCCTGCATGGGCAACATTATGGGCAGCTGGAAGTCATATCAACTAATGTGCGTAGTTCAAGTCGTGAAGTACGATTTATTCCGTACTCCACCACTCTCCGTCCATGTGTTACAGATGTAAACGAGTAG